One Fusobacterium nucleatum genomic window carries:
- a CDS encoding extracellular solute-binding protein, which yields MKKIFLLFLATIMLVSCGDNKDENTLYVYSWADYIPQFVYEDFENETGIKVVEDIYSSNEEMYTKIKAGGEGYDIIMPSSDYYEIMMKEDMLAKLDKSQLENIKNIDDAYMAKLREFDPENDYGVPYMRGITCIAVNKKFVKDYPRDYTIYNREDLAGRMTLLDDMREVFVPALALNGYKQDANSTEAMEKAKSTILNWKKNIAKFDAESYGKGFANGDFWVVQGYPDNIYRELSQEDRENVDFIVPPGDQGYSSIDSFVVLKDSKNFENAMKFINYIHRPDVYAKISDFIEIPSINTGADKLVTKKPLYDVGKTKDAQLLIDIGDKLNIQNKYWQEILIAN from the coding sequence ATGAAAAAAATATTTTTATTATTTTTAGCAACTATAATGTTAGTCTCTTGTGGAGATAATAAAGATGAAAATACTTTGTATGTATATAGTTGGGCTGACTATATTCCACAGTTTGTATATGAAGATTTTGAAAATGAAACTGGTATAAAAGTTGTTGAAGATATTTATTCTTCTAATGAAGAAATGTACACTAAAATAAAAGCTGGTGGAGAAGGCTATGATATTATTATGCCTTCTAGTGACTATTATGAAATAATGATGAAAGAAGATATGCTTGCAAAATTAGATAAATCTCAATTAGAAAATATTAAAAATATTGATGATGCCTATATGGCAAAATTAAGAGAATTTGACCCAGAAAATGATTATGGAGTTCCTTATATGAGGGGAATTACTTGTATAGCAGTAAATAAAAAATTTGTAAAAGATTATCCAAGAGATTATACTATTTATAATAGAGAGGATTTAGCTGGAAGAATGACACTTTTAGATGATATGAGAGAAGTATTTGTTCCTGCTTTAGCTCTAAATGGTTATAAACAAGATGCCAATTCAACAGAAGCTATGGAAAAAGCAAAATCTACTATTCTAAATTGGAAGAAAAATATTGCAAAATTTGATGCTGAATCTTATGGAAAAGGCTTTGCTAATGGAGATTTCTGGGTAGTTCAAGGATATCCAGATAATATTTATAGAGAACTTTCACAAGAAGATAGAGAAAATGTAGATTTTATTGTTCCACCTGGTGACCAAGGATATTCTTCAATAGATTCATTTGTAGTTCTAAAAGATTCTAAAAATTTTGAAAATGCTATGAAATTTATAAACTATATCCATAGACCAGATGTATATGCTAAAATTTCAGATTTTATTGAAATTCCTAGTATAAATACTGGTGCAGATAAACTTGTAACTAAAAAGCCTCTATATGATGTTGGAAAAACAAAAGACGCTCAACTTTTAATAGATATTGGAGATAAATTAAATATCCAAAACAAATATTGGCAAGAAATTTTAATAGCAAACTAA
- a CDS encoding glycoside hydrolase family 32 protein, translated as MNREEYFEFIKNSNNLRLKVDSDPYRLHFHLMPPMGWLNDPNGLCVIKGVNHIYFQYAPFSATWGMKLWGHYSTENWIDYKEHDAFLFPDIKEDKDGVYSGSAFVENGEVHYFYTGNVKYTDKKYDYILNGREQNVIELISKDGFNYKNKIVLLKNSDYPKNMSTHVRDPKVFKVENEYFMILGARTKDNIGCAILYKSSDLKKWDYFMEIKSNKNYGYMWECCDLVKIEDKWFLICCPQGIEQDGINFANIYQIGYFPININFKEKTYNLGEFIELDRGFDIYAPQTFIDNKGRTVLIAWMGIPDANYTNNKTIEYRWQHALSIPRILSKKGNKILQQPLPELESLRSNKKVSTDNHIKFLVSTFELIIDIEDSNKFLLIMEDVKLSHKNNIFSLEMNESGEGRDKRAVYLKELKNIQMFVDTSSIEIFINDGEEVFTSRFYPKNKNINVEVFNKGACTYYDLNNFKIVKE; from the coding sequence ATGAATAGAGAAGAATATTTTGAATTTATAAAAAATAGTAATAATTTAAGATTAAAGGTAGATAGTGATCCTTATCGTTTGCATTTTCATTTAATGCCACCTATGGGCTGGTTAAATGATCCTAATGGACTTTGTGTAATAAAAGGAGTAAATCATATTTATTTCCAATATGCTCCTTTTTCTGCAACTTGGGGAATGAAATTATGGGGACATTATTCTACTGAAAATTGGATAGACTATAAGGAACATGATGCTTTTCTATTTCCAGATATAAAAGAAGATAAAGATGGTGTATACAGTGGTTCTGCCTTTGTAGAAAATGGTGAAGTTCATTATTTTTATACTGGAAATGTTAAATATACAGATAAAAAATATGACTATATTTTAAATGGGCGTGAACAAAATGTAATAGAGCTTATTTCAAAAGATGGTTTTAATTACAAAAATAAAATTGTTCTTTTAAAAAATTCTGATTATCCTAAAAATATGTCTACTCATGTTCGTGATCCAAAAGTTTTTAAAGTTGAAAATGAATATTTTATGATTTTGGGAGCTAGAACAAAAGATAATATAGGTTGTGCCATTTTATATAAATCTTCAGATTTAAAAAAATGGGATTATTTTATGGAAATAAAATCTAATAAAAATTATGGTTATATGTGGGAATGTTGTGATTTAGTAAAAATAGAAGATAAGTGGTTTTTAATCTGTTGTCCTCAGGGAATAGAACAAGATGGAATTAATTTTGCTAATATTTATCAAATTGGCTATTTTCCAATAAATATTAATTTTAAAGAAAAAACATATAACTTAGGAGAATTTATAGAGTTAGATAGGGGCTTTGATATCTATGCTCCTCAAACTTTTATTGATAATAAAGGAAGAACTGTGTTAATTGCTTGGATGGGTATACCTGATGCAAACTATACAAATAATAAGACTATTGAATATAGGTGGCAACATGCTCTATCTATACCTAGAATATTATCAAAAAAAGGAAATAAAATTTTACAACAACCTTTACCAGAACTTGAAAGTCTAAGAAGTAATAAAAAAGTGAGTACAGATAACCATATTAAATTTTTAGTTTCTACCTTTGAGTTAATAATTGATATTGAAGACTCAAACAAATTTTTATTAATTATGGAAGATGTAAAGTTATCTCATAAAAATAATATTTTTTCATTGGAAATGAATGAAAGTGGAGAAGGTAGAGATAAAAGAGCTGTTTATTTAAAAGAGCTTAAAAATATACAAATGTTTGTTGACACAAGTTCCATAGAAATTTTTATCAATGATGGAGAAGAAGTCTTTACAAGTCGTTTTTATCCTAAAAATAAAAATATAAATGTTGAAGTATTTAATAAAGGTGCTTGTACTTACTATGATTTAAATAATTTTAAAATAGTAAAGGAATAG
- the dnaN gene encoding DNA polymerase III subunit beta codes for MKFSINRQKTIEIIGEYSNILKDNPVKPSLAGLFIQAKNNQVVFKGANTEIELIRYANCEIESEGQVLIKPALLLEYIKLLEGENINFEKKDGYLIVNNAEFSILDDNTYPELTEIIPIVIASENTVKFTMSLEKVKFLTNPSAGTDTLFNSIKMIFKDNILELVSTDSFRLIYMKKELNNMINKDILVPGDSIGVLYKIFKDLDEEFSLAASDDKLIVTWKDAYFTCKLLSLSFPDFRPLINNTNHDKRFEFNKDDLNSSLKKVISVTKNSSDSKNVATFNFKGNQLLISGVSANAKINQKVNMIKTGEDLKLGMNCKYIKEFVDNVDKNIIIDATNSSSMLRFMEEGNENYIYLIMPVNIRV; via the coding sequence ATGAAATTTTCTATAAATAGACAAAAAACAATAGAAATAATTGGAGAATATTCAAATATTTTAAAAGATAATCCTGTTAAACCAAGTTTAGCAGGGCTATTTATACAAGCTAAAAATAATCAAGTTGTATTTAAGGGTGCTAACACTGAAATTGAGCTTATAAGATATGCAAATTGTGAAATTGAAAGTGAAGGTCAAGTCTTAATAAAACCTGCTTTACTTTTAGAATATATAAAATTACTTGAAGGAGAAAATATCAATTTTGAAAAGAAAGATGGTTATTTAATTGTAAATAATGCTGAATTTTCAATATTAGATGATAATACTTACCCAGAACTTACTGAAATTATTCCAATAGTTATTGCAAGTGAAAATACTGTAAAATTTACTATGTCTCTTGAAAAAGTTAAATTTCTTACTAATCCATCTGCTGGTACAGATACTTTATTTAATTCAATAAAAATGATATTTAAGGATAATATTTTAGAACTTGTTTCAACAGATTCGTTCAGACTTATCTATATGAAAAAAGAGCTTAATAATATGATAAATAAAGATATCTTAGTTCCAGGAGATAGTATAGGAGTTCTTTATAAAATATTTAAAGATTTAGATGAAGAGTTTTCTCTTGCAGCAAGTGATGATAAACTTATTGTGACTTGGAAAGACGCTTATTTTACTTGTAAGTTATTATCTTTATCTTTTCCAGATTTCAGACCTCTTATTAATAATACAAACCATGATAAAAGATTTGAATTTAATAAGGATGACTTAAATTCTTCACTTAAAAAAGTTATATCTGTAACTAAAAATAGTAGTGATTCTAAAAATGTTGCTACATTTAACTTTAAAGGTAATCAGCTTTTAATAAGTGGTGTTTCTGCTAATGCTAAGATTAATCAAAAAGTTAATATGATAAAAACTGGTGAAGACTTAAAATTAGGAATGAACTGCAAATATATCAAAGAATTTGTAGATAATGTTGATAAAAACATTATTATTGATGCTACTAATTCTAGTTCTATGTTAAGATTTATGGAAGAGGGAAATGAAAATTATATTTACTTAATTATGCCTGTAAATATTAGAGTGTAG
- a CDS encoding metallophosphoesterase encodes MSSNFKIEYINENEYNRIFVVSDIHGYYNLFEKLLNKIDLKKDDLLIVLGDSCDRGENSIELYLKYIELQEQGYPIKHIWGNHEEMLYESAFISSYYKDLWYKVGGDETVYNYVQYIKKIIGKDDKNLLDISNAKWLKNFLEAMPFMIVSDKSIFVHAGFDCSKSVEEQEVDYLVWNRDNFWENNNTGKNIFFGHTPSVSGKVREYPNNVFCLDTGSFFNYRLGAMEVKSKEIFYVE; translated from the coding sequence ATGAGTTCAAATTTTAAAATTGAATATATAAATGAAAATGAATATAATAGAATTTTTGTAGTATCAGATATTCATGGTTATTATAATCTTTTTGAAAAATTATTAAATAAAATAGATTTAAAAAAAGATGATTTACTAATTGTTTTAGGTGATAGTTGTGATAGAGGAGAAAATTCTATTGAGTTATATCTAAAATATATTGAATTACAAGAGCAAGGTTATCCAATAAAACATATATGGGGTAATCATGAAGAAATGCTTTATGAGAGTGCTTTTATTTCTTCTTACTATAAAGACTTGTGGTATAAGGTAGGAGGAGATGAAACAGTATATAATTATGTACAGTATATAAAAAAAATTATTGGAAAAGATGATAAAAACCTTTTAGATATTTCAAATGCTAAATGGTTAAAAAATTTTTTAGAGGCTATGCCTTTTATGATAGTATCTGATAAAAGTATATTTGTACATGCTGGTTTTGACTGCTCAAAGTCAGTTGAAGAACAAGAAGTAGATTATCTTGTATGGAATAGAGATAATTTTTGGGAAAATAATAATACTGGAAAAAATATATTTTTTGGACATACTCCAAGTGTGTCTGGGAAAGTTAGAGAATATCCTAATAATGTTTTCTGCCTTGATACAGGAAGCTTTTTTAATTATAGATTGGGGGCTATGGAGGTTAAGAGTAAAGAAATATTTTATGTGGAATAA
- a CDS encoding ABC transporter ATP-binding protein/permease: protein MLNNLKMLLDKDYTPVKKATYYQLLDILFNMIIYTILFLTIYSLIEKSFTMNKIYCYSGLLIIALIFKSHFGGWGMVKMQKTGSTASKDLRIAMGDHVKKLNLGYFNSHNLGYLINILTMDITDFEQAITHNIPDLLKVLVLSVYLLLITFFINFKLAIIQIIVVLLTIPILKVGGEKLEKIGVEKKTVSAKLISTIIEYISGIEVFKSFGVIGDKFERLEKGFRDLKKYSIKLELAAVPYVLLFQIIIDLLFPILLLLAVRFFMNGELEAKMLVGFIVLSLTLTNVIRNFSASYSVTRYLFLSVAKISDTLNYPTISYKDEDFNFSSYDISFEDVDFSYTKDRKVLKDINFIAKNNEITALVGKSGSGKSTIMSLIARFWDTTKGSIKIGGKDIKEVNPDSLLKNISMVFQDVYLINDTIYENIRMGNLNASKEEIMNAARIANCHDFISKLSKGYDTYIGEGGSTLSGGEKQKISIARALLKNSPIILLDEATASLDADSEHEIKMAINELIKDKTVIIIAHRLNTIKDANKIIVMDDGKIIESGNHEKLMNDKGTYYSMFTAMEKAKEFSI, encoded by the coding sequence ATGTTAAATAATTTAAAAATGTTATTAGATAAAGATTACACTCCTGTAAAAAAAGCTACTTATTATCAGTTATTAGATATTTTATTTAATATGATAATTTACACTATTTTATTTTTAACAATATATTCACTGATAGAAAAATCTTTTACTATGAATAAAATTTATTGCTATTCTGGACTTTTAATTATAGCCCTTATTTTTAAAAGCCATTTTGGTGGTTGGGGTATGGTTAAAATGCAAAAAACTGGAAGTACAGCCTCAAAGGATTTAAGAATAGCAATGGGTGACCATGTTAAAAAATTAAATTTAGGTTATTTTAATAGCCATAATTTAGGATATTTAATCAATATATTAACTATGGATATAACAGATTTTGAACAAGCTATAACTCATAATATTCCTGATTTATTAAAAGTTTTAGTTTTGAGTGTTTATTTGTTACTTATAACTTTCTTTATAAATTTTAAACTTGCTATAATTCAAATTATTGTTGTTTTATTAACTATACCTATACTTAAAGTTGGTGGAGAAAAATTAGAAAAAATTGGAGTGGAAAAGAAAACTGTTTCTGCTAAATTAATTTCAACTATTATAGAATATATAAGTGGTATAGAAGTTTTTAAAAGTTTTGGAGTTATAGGAGATAAATTTGAAAGATTAGAAAAGGGGTTTAGAGATTTAAAAAAATATTCTATAAAATTGGAACTTGCTGCTGTTCCTTATGTTTTACTATTTCAAATAATTATAGACTTGTTATTCCCTATTCTTCTATTATTAGCAGTTAGATTTTTTATGAATGGAGAATTGGAAGCTAAAATGCTAGTAGGTTTTATAGTTTTAAGTTTAACACTTACTAATGTTATAAGAAATTTTTCAGCTAGTTATTCTGTAACAAGATATTTATTTCTTTCAGTTGCTAAAATCTCAGATACTTTAAATTACCCAACTATTTCATATAAAGATGAAGATTTTAATTTTTCAAGCTATGATATAAGTTTTGAAGATGTTGATTTCTCTTACACAAAAGATAGAAAAGTTTTAAAAGATATTAATTTTATAGCAAAGAATAATGAAATAACTGCCTTAGTAGGAAAATCTGGTTCTGGAAAATCAACTATTATGAGTTTGATAGCAAGATTTTGGGATACCACAAAAGGAAGTATAAAAATTGGAGGAAAAGATATAAAAGAAGTTAATCCTGATTCACTTTTAAAAAATATAAGTATGGTGTTTCAAGATGTTTATTTAATAAATGATACCATCTATGAAAATATAAGAATGGGGAACTTAAATGCTAGTAAAGAAGAAATTATGAATGCAGCAAGGATAGCAAATTGTCATGATTTTATTTCTAAATTATCTAAGGGCTATGATACTTATATAGGTGAGGGAGGAAGTACATTGTCAGGTGGAGAAAAACAAAAAATTTCAATAGCAAGAGCATTATTAAAGAATTCTCCAATTATATTATTAGATGAAGCTACTGCTTCACTTGATGCTGATAGTGAACATGAAATAAAAATGGCTATAAATGAGTTGATAAAAGATAAGACTGTTATAATTATTGCTCATAGATTAAATACTATAAAAGATGCAAATAAAATAATAGTTATGGATGATGGAAAAATTATTGAAAGTGGTAATCATGAAAAACTTATGAATGATAAAGGAACTTATTATTCAATGTTTACTGCTATGGAAAAGGCAAAAGAATTTAGTATATAA
- a CDS encoding alpha/beta hydrolase — protein sequence MRKLKFLILFCLFGSMLFSAQKTTKVVKNEYDLNFNPDKYVSKETGINGQKIKYRAYENIVYVKNPIDKDYQNMNIYIPEEYFNNSSIGSYNSNNAPIFFPNTVGGYMPGKADTVGLGRDGKANSLTYALSKGYVVAAPGARGRTLTDDKGNYTGKAPAAIVDLKAAVRYLYLNDEIMPGDANKIISNGTSAGGALSALLGATGNSIDYLPYLKEIGAAETRDDIFAVSAYCPITNLENADSAYEWMYNDVNSYSRMEFTRNTSAQEYNDRSLTHSIVQGNLTDEEIKISNKLKTLFPIYLNSLKLTDDAGNSLTLDKNGNGSFKTYLSIIIRNSANKALKEGKDISQFKKAFTIENNKVVTVNLDVYTHIGDRMKSPPAFDSLDASSGENNLFGDKKSDNKHFTKFSFDINNKAAIEYFSSGKFNDKNNKISVPKMADKNIIKMMNPMYYIENNTSTKYWRIRHGAIDKDTSLAIPAILALKLKNSGKVVDFASPWGQGHGGDYDLEELFNWIDGVVKK from the coding sequence ATGAGAAAATTAAAATTTTTAATATTGTTTTGTTTATTTGGTTCAATGTTATTTTCAGCTCAAAAAACTACAAAAGTTGTAAAAAATGAGTATGATCTAAATTTTAATCCTGATAAATATGTTTCAAAAGAAACTGGAATTAATGGACAAAAAATAAAGTATCGTGCTTATGAAAATATTGTTTATGTAAAAAATCCTATAGATAAAGACTATCAAAATATGAACATCTATATTCCAGAAGAATATTTTAATAATTCATCTATTGGAAGTTACAATAGCAATAATGCCCCTATATTTTTCCCTAACACTGTTGGAGGATATATGCCAGGAAAGGCTGATACAGTTGGCCTTGGAAGAGATGGAAAAGCTAATTCTCTAACTTATGCCTTATCAAAAGGTTATGTAGTTGCGGCTCCTGGTGCTAGAGGCAGAACTTTAACTGATGATAAAGGCAATTACACAGGAAAAGCTCCTGCTGCAATAGTTGATTTAAAAGCAGCAGTTAGATATCTATATCTTAACGATGAAATTATGCCTGGAGATGCTAATAAAATAATTTCAAATGGGACAAGTGCTGGTGGTGCATTATCTGCTCTTTTAGGAGCGACAGGTAATTCTATTGATTATTTGCCTTATTTAAAAGAAATTGGTGCAGCTGAAACAAGAGATGATATTTTTGCAGTATCTGCTTACTGTCCTATTACAAATTTAGAAAATGCAGATTCTGCCTATGAATGGATGTATAATGATGTTAATTCATACTCAAGAATGGAGTTTACTAGAAATACTTCTGCACAAGAATATAATGATAGAAGTTTAACTCACTCAATTGTTCAAGGAAATCTGACTGATGAGGAAATAAAAATATCTAATAAATTAAAAACTCTATTTCCAATTTATTTAAATAGTCTAAAATTGACTGATGATGCAGGTAATTCATTAACTCTTGATAAAAATGGTAATGGAAGTTTTAAAACTTATCTTTCAATTATAATTAGAAATTCTGCTAATAAAGCCTTGAAAGAAGGAAAAGATATCAGTCAATTTAAAAAAGCCTTTACTATTGAAAATAATAAAGTTGTAACGGTTAACTTAGATGTGTATACTCATATTGGAGATAGAATGAAATCTCCTCCTGCTTTTGATAGTTTAGATGCAAGTTCTGGTGAAAATAATTTATTTGGAGATAAAAAATCTGATAATAAACATTTCACTAAATTTTCTTTTGATATAAACAATAAAGCTGCTATTGAGTATTTTAGTAGTGGTAAGTTTAATGATAAAAATAATAAAATTTCAGTTCCAAAAATGGCAGATAAAAATATAATAAAAATGATGAATCCAATGTATTATATTGAAAATAATACTTCAACTAAATATTGGAGAATAAGACATGGAGCAATAGATAAAGATACATCTCTTGCTATACCAGCAATATTAGCTTTAAAATTAAAAAATTCTGGAAAAGTTGTAGACTTTGCTTCTCCTTGGGGACAAGGACATGGTGGAGATTATGATTTAGAAGAATTATTTAATTGGATTGATGGTGTTGTAAAAAAATAA
- a CDS encoding CAP domain-containing protein: protein MKKFFKTLIVFTFILNILTAYSMNIKKKYSDKYMVDLHVWLPNTFEELKSINENKLYKMAVEKYHYHQDKSNFYTVKELKQIEKLVNVEKLNQYFVERLNKERAKLSLSSDVRTDNTLIKAAKIRSNELTAAKRVSHKRPNKTEYWTVFEKVDKSLMEKYSFENVLKVSISNEAQMISEKFIANYFFDSWKESPEHWEFMIDPELRKIGVNFSFGSSDDTNFLVQINYGVLFGIR, encoded by the coding sequence ATGAAAAAATTTTTTAAAACACTTATAGTATTTACATTTATATTGAACATATTAACTGCCTATTCTATGAATATTAAAAAGAAATATTCTGATAAATATATGGTTGATTTACATGTTTGGTTACCTAACACTTTTGAAGAACTAAAATCTATTAATGAAAACAAATTATATAAAATGGCAGTTGAAAAATATCATTACCATCAAGATAAATCTAATTTCTATACTGTAAAAGAACTAAAACAAATTGAAAAACTTGTAAATGTAGAAAAGCTTAATCAATATTTTGTTGAAAGATTGAATAAAGAAAGAGCTAAGTTAAGTTTATCTTCTGATGTTAGAACTGATAACACTCTAATAAAAGCTGCAAAAATTCGTTCTAATGAATTAACTGCTGCAAAAAGAGTATCACATAAAAGACCTAATAAAACTGAATATTGGACTGTCTTTGAAAAGGTAGATAAAAGTCTAATGGAAAAATATTCTTTTGAAAACGTTTTAAAAGTTAGTATATCTAATGAGGCACAGATGATTTCTGAAAAATTTATAGCTAATTACTTTTTTGATTCGTGGAAAGAAAGTCCAGAACATTGGGAATTTATGATTGACCCAGAACTAAGAAAAATAGGTGTAAATTTCTCTTTCGGTTCTTCTGATGATACTAATTTCTTAGTTCAAATTAACTATGGTGTTTTATTTGGAATAAGATAG
- a CDS encoding mechanosensitive ion channel, which yields MNKTFYENMLANLMVNLEHYLPMLAGRIVAFLVICFIWPKLTTFIVKSLDKALLLRNNDPLLISFLKSLIKTVMYIILGFILVGILGLRATSLVTVLGTAGVAVGLALQGSLSNLASGILILFFKQVSKGDFISSLDKNIEGTVQSIHILYTIIQQLNGPLIIVPNSQIANASIINYSKNPFRRLDLIYSASYDVPVDKVISVLHQVIENEPRIIKNNPDLPVTISLNKQNASSLDYVFRAWVRKEDYLDTMLDCNINVKKFFDKNGIEIPYNKLDLYVKNNINIDNKQ from the coding sequence ATGAATAAAACTTTTTATGAAAATATGTTAGCAAATCTAATGGTAAACTTAGAGCATTATTTACCAATGCTTGCTGGAAGAATAGTTGCTTTTTTAGTTATATGTTTTATATGGCCTAAATTAACAACATTTATAGTTAAAAGTTTGGATAAGGCTTTATTATTGAGAAATAATGATCCTTTACTTATATCTTTTTTAAAATCTTTAATAAAAACAGTTATGTATATTATTTTAGGTTTTATATTAGTTGGAATTCTTGGACTGAGAGCTACATCACTTGTTACAGTTTTAGGTACTGCTGGTGTTGCAGTTGGCTTAGCATTACAAGGAAGTTTGTCTAATCTTGCTAGTGGTATTTTAATTTTATTTTTTAAACAGGTATCTAAGGGAGATTTTATTTCAAGTTTAGATAAAAATATTGAAGGTACTGTACAGAGTATACATATACTATATACAATTATTCAACAACTTAATGGACCTTTAATTATTGTTCCAAATAGTCAAATAGCCAATGCATCTATTATTAACTATTCAAAAAATCCATTTAGAAGACTTGATTTAATTTATTCAGCTTCTTATGATGTTCCTGTGGACAAGGTTATTTCAGTTTTACATCAGGTAATTGAAAATGAACCAAGAATTATAAAAAATAATCCTGATTTACCTGTTACTATTAGTTTAAATAAACAAAATGCTAGTTCACTTGATTATGTATTTAGAGCTTGGGTAAGAAAGGAAGACTATCTTGATACAATGTTAGATTGTAATATTAATGTTAAGAAATTTTTTGATAAAAATGGAATTGAAATTCCTTATAATAAACTTGATTTATATGTAAAAAATAATATTAATATTGATAATAAGCAATAA